One genomic window of Magnolia sinica isolate HGM2019 chromosome 3, MsV1, whole genome shotgun sequence includes the following:
- the LOC131240906 gene encoding wax ester synthase/diacylglycerol acyltransferase 4-like, with translation MAVKEERRVEEEEVGEMAEPVSPTGQYFNSSALSVSVLAVFESEIPIDDSPTMYMLTNVFLPINPRFSSIMVKDENGARHWKRVNIRLEDHVKIPVFPASLPPESYDVYFQEYVSKIAMEQLPQSRPLWDIHIIKYPMSNAAGAVIIKLHHSMGDGFSLMGALFSCIKRADDPSLPLTFPSQPKPLQEQDWAGICRNIPRYLSALYNTASDFAFSLLKSNLVEDDKTPVRSATAGVEFRPITISTVTFSLDHIKQVKSKLGATINDVITGIVFYSVHLYMQDAGQSVPDTARVTSLVLLNTRIISQYQSVKEMNQPNAESPWGNQFGFLHVSVPHCSKKDEKQPLEFVFKAKEVIQRKRASLAVYLTGQLLEMIRKIKGPEVTAQYIHATLKNTSMTISNLIGPMEQMSIADHPIRGLYFMVVGVPQSLTITMVSYNGQLTVALGTEKGYINSQLLSSCMERAFDTIFEAAMGRPGIHST, from the exons atggctgtaaaggaagaaagaagagtggaagaagaagaagtaggagAAATGGCGGAGCCGGTGAGCCCGACGGGGCAGTACTTCAATAGCTCAGCATTGTCAGTTAGCGTTCTCGCAGTTTTCGAGTCGGAGATTCCCATCGACGACTCGCCCACCATGTACATGCTCACAAACGTCTTCCTCCCCATCAACCCTCGATTCTCCTCCAtcatg GTGAAAGACGAGAATGGAGCACGACACTGGAAGAGAGTGAACATCCGGCTCGAAGACCATGTAAAAATTCCAGTCTTCCCGGCCAGCTTACCGCCCGAATCCTACGATGTGTACTTCCAAGAGTACGTCTCAAAGATAGCAATGGAACAACTTCCACAAAGTAGGCCTTTGTGGGACATCCATATTATCAAATATCCAATGAGCAATGCAGCTGGGGCTGTGATTATAAAGCTTCATCACTCCATGGGAGATGGTTTCTCCCTCATGGGCGCTCTCTTTTCCTGCATTAAGCGAGCTGACGATCCATCGTTGCCGCTCACTTTCCCTTCTCAACCGAAACCGTTACAAGAACAGGATTGGGCCGGTATTTGTAGGAACATACCACGGTATTTATCGGCATTATACAATACCGCATCGGATTTTGCATTTAGCCTTTTGAAGAGTAATTTGGTGGAGGACGACAAGACGCCGGTGCGATCGGCGACAGCTGGAGTTGAATTCCGGCCCATTACCATCTCGACGGTTACCTTCTCTCTGGATCATATCAAACAAGTAAAATCCAAGCTTGGAGCG ACCATTAACGATGTCATCACCGGGATAGTATTCTACAGCGTCCACTTATACATGCAAGATGCAGGGCAAAGCGTACCAGACACTGCACGTGTTACTTCACTCGTCTTGCTCAACACTAGGATAATCAGCCAGTACCAATCAGTCAAGGAGATGAACCAGCCGAATGCCGAATCTCCGTGGGGGAACCAATTTGGGTTCCTTCACGTATCGGTCCCACATTGCTCTAAGAAGGATGAGAAACAGCCTCTTGAATTTGTGTTCAAAGCAAAGGAAGTCATACAGCGGAAGCGGGCCTCATTGGCTGTTTATCTAACAGGCCAGCTACTTGAGATGATACGGAAGATCAAAGGCCCAGAG GTAACAGCCCAGTACATCCACGCAACGTTGAAGAACACGAGCATGACGATCTCAAACTTGATCGGGCCCATGGAGCAAATGTCCATAGCGGACCATCCAATCCGGGGCTTATACTTCATGGTTGTAGGCGTCCCGCAG AGCCTTACAATAACGATGGTGAGTTACAATGGACAGTTGACGGTTGCACTTGGGACTGAGAAAGGATATATAAATTCTCAGCTCCTCAGTTCATGCATGGAAAGAGCCTTCGATACTATATTTGAAGCTGCTATGGGCAGACCTGGCATCCACTCCACTTGA